A stretch of Desulfovibrio sp. UIB00 DNA encodes these proteins:
- the aprB gene encoding adenylyl-sulfate reductase subunit beta, which produces MPTFVDPSKCDGCKGGEKTACMYICPNDLMILDSEEMKAYNQEPDACWECYSCVKICPQGAITARPYADFAPMGGTCIPMRSADSIMWTVKFRNGNVKRFKFPIRTTPEGSIKPFEGHPEGANIEDELLFTESALAVPKTALGKKFDVKDADKTFTCMEHGR; this is translated from the coding sequence ATGCCGACGTTTGTCGATCCGTCCAAGTGCGACGGCTGCAAGGGTGGCGAAAAGACGGCCTGCATGTACATTTGCCCCAATGACCTCATGATTCTTGATTCTGAGGAAATGAAGGCATACAACCAGGAACCCGATGCCTGCTGGGAATGCTATTCCTGCGTTAAGATCTGCCCCCAGGGCGCCATTACGGCCCGTCCCTATGCAGACTTTGCCCCCATGGGCGGGACCTGTATCCCCATGCGTTCGGCTGACTCCATCATGTGGACCGTCAAGTTCCGCAATGGCAACGTGAAACGCTTCAAGTTCCCCATCCGCACTACGCCGGAAGGTTCCATCAAGCCCTTTGAAGGCCATCCCGAAGGCGCCAACATCGAAGATGAACTGCTGTTCACCGAATCTGCCTTGGCCGTCCCGAAGACCGCCCTTGGCAAGAAGTTCGATGTTAAGGACGCTGACAAGACCTTCACCTGCATGGAACACGGCCGCTAG
- a CDS encoding SlyX family protein yields MSRPLTSEDDRLTRLEELTFFQEERIKALDAALTAQQLQLDKLEQDFSDATSVIRLLREKLGDQPENSLPPHSMPERW; encoded by the coding sequence ATGTCCCGCCCACTGACTTCAGAAGATGATCGGCTGACCCGTCTGGAAGAACTGACCTTTTTTCAGGAGGAACGCATCAAGGCTCTTGATGCGGCGCTTACCGCCCAACAGTTGCAACTGGACAAACTGGAGCAGGATTTTTCCGATGCCACATCCGTGATCCGTCTGTTGCGCGAAAAGCTTGGCGACCAGCCGGAAAATTCGCTGCCGCCCCACTCCATGCCCGAGCGCTGGTAG
- a CDS encoding 3-phosphoshikimate 1-carboxyvinyltransferase, producing the protein MTDNSNDSRAPRDAREARGQRAPRGPRNGHETGDARARKPLREVVCEIDRDILRLLLRRNNILVRMRGDKPRLDSTEEKTIRESWEASVSRISRDARLSGHFFSLMQEVEFQPRPASARADGADEGGELGGAAMQEPPRTAFNLAPPAKHVRLNMPAPLACRATRAWLMLAAATGQPLHIAPCLMNDPIVDCVKMLNQAGASMTREDEGVSARPAAPLGASDKVIHTGDSAWNFFMLLGHYLGRPSRAKFTGDASLKLADFSSVRHFLPTLGARLVHVVPKSDGLPARLECSGILPDSVKLPADVPAELAEGILLAAPGYERAITLDLGSHPEHRLIVARILPILRAAGADVQVEGAKVRVNPGPLSLPAQPQAGMEPELALFLLALPLALGGEALLGGQWPALPAAEAGWDLLQQLGLDLRFEAGKNGGEVCARAAAPLKQYAKGDLPAGFPAAWAPLPVALAACAALRGDKAVLPVLPSGTDRTTVESFLSAVGLDLDENGRLCKKEQAGPRTGWNAPDPVWAMALALTACASPHQKLGNPGIMTGLYPPFWALYNTLPEPAVRRSAAPEAPAAAPRRRIITGAVAVPPELKDEDDY; encoded by the coding sequence ATGACCGACAATTCCAACGATTCCCGCGCTCCCCGCGATGCGCGCGAAGCACGGGGCCAGCGCGCCCCGCGCGGCCCCCGTAACGGGCACGAAACCGGCGATGCGCGCGCCCGCAAGCCGCTGCGCGAAGTGGTTTGCGAGATCGACCGCGACATTCTGCGGCTGTTGCTTCGCCGCAATAATATTCTTGTCCGCATGCGCGGCGACAAACCCCGGCTCGATTCCACGGAAGAAAAAACCATCCGTGAATCGTGGGAAGCCTCCGTTTCCCGCATCAGCCGCGACGCGCGCCTTTCGGGCCACTTTTTTTCGCTCATGCAGGAAGTGGAATTTCAGCCCCGTCCCGCCTCTGCCCGCGCTGACGGCGCGGATGAAGGCGGCGAACTCGGCGGTGCAGCGATGCAGGAACCGCCGCGCACGGCCTTTAACCTTGCACCGCCCGCCAAGCACGTGCGCCTGAACATGCCTGCACCCCTGGCCTGCCGGGCCACGCGCGCATGGCTGATGCTGGCCGCAGCCACGGGCCAGCCCCTGCATATCGCACCCTGCCTCATGAATGATCCCATTGTTGACTGCGTCAAAATGCTCAATCAGGCAGGCGCCTCGATGACCCGCGAGGATGAAGGCGTTTCCGCCCGCCCGGCGGCCCCGCTTGGCGCATCTGACAAGGTAATCCACACGGGCGACAGCGCCTGGAACTTCTTCATGCTGCTGGGGCACTACCTTGGCCGCCCCTCGCGCGCAAAGTTTACTGGCGATGCCAGCCTGAAACTGGCTGATTTTTCCTCTGTGCGACACTTCCTGCCCACCCTGGGAGCGCGCCTTGTGCATGTGGTGCCCAAGAGCGACGGCCTGCCCGCGCGCCTTGAGTGCTCCGGCATTCTGCCTGATTCCGTCAAACTGCCTGCCGATGTGCCCGCCGAACTGGCCGAGGGCATCCTGCTGGCGGCTCCCGGCTACGAAAGGGCGATCACCCTTGATCTTGGCTCGCATCCCGAGCACAGGCTCATTGTTGCCCGCATACTGCCCATACTGCGCGCAGCTGGCGCAGACGTACAGGTGGAGGGCGCAAAAGTACGCGTCAATCCTGGCCCGCTCAGCCTGCCTGCCCAGCCTCAGGCTGGCATGGAGCCGGAGCTGGCGCTCTTTCTTCTGGCTCTGCCCCTGGCTCTGGGCGGCGAAGCCCTGCTTGGCGGCCAGTGGCCCGCCCTGCCCGCAGCCGAAGCCGGCTGGGATCTTTTGCAGCAGCTCGGCCTTGACCTGCGCTTTGAAGCGGGCAAAAACGGCGGCGAAGTCTGCGCACGCGCTGCTGCGCCCCTGAAGCAGTACGCTAAGGGTGATCTGCCTGCCGGGTTCCCCGCCGCCTGGGCTCCGCTGCCGGTGGCTCTGGCCGCCTGTGCAGCCCTGCGCGGCGACAAGGCCGTTCTGCCTGTCCTGCCCTCTGGTACAGACCGCACAACGGTAGAAAGTTTTCTTTCTGCTGTGGGTCTGGATTTGGATGAAAACGGCAGATTGTGCAAAAAAGAACAAGCTGGCCCGCGCACGGGCTGGAATGCCCCTGATCCTGTCTGGGCAATGGCCCTTGCACTGACTGCTTGTGCAAGCCCCCACCAGAAGCTGGGCAACCCCGGCATCATGACCGGGCTGTACCCGCCCTTCTGGGCGCTGTACAATACCCTGCCCGAACCGGCAGTGCGCCGTTCGGCCGCGCCGGAAGCTCCAGCTGCCGCTCCCAGACGCCGCATTATCACCGGCGCAGTGGCTGTGCCGCCGGAACTGAAAGACGAAGACGACTATTAG
- a CDS encoding FAD-dependent oxidoreductase, whose product MSGKIGVYFDQQNIGGGLDLTALAEQTSQKWGSLVPVVKVVPVLALAVSEIKADIEAQGLDGVLLCGASPRVDADIYRLPVQVEHVNLREQCVQAYKNPDHTPVDTANGAPELLALMARDYVNMGVVKLQKSEVPDSAAITGVPRVLVIGGGWTGLTAAAEAAETGYEVVLVEKAEKLGGAANNIPMGSPLASPWTDKQPTNVADKISKVLGNSKITVHMNTRMEKLEGQPGEFKATFATPSGSQTIEVGAVVLATGWVPLDQKYLASMGLGQSTKVVDAATFGKMLVADQVNARRIAFVLDTTMAEEAVRKAAEEAEAAPEAAKPAEGEEEKGFVKANLESFRHVAYSNAVNSVGMLRLANTVCEKTNDTCQTFILYKDMTVPGILERFYKKMQDRLGVMMTKADVTDIREAGDHMVVSCKNTLLGMDFDLDVDLVVLPTGLVPTTAKDVTVCFDYRQGPDFPDLNLFDGFADSNYICFPYETRRTGVYAAGCVRQPLTMDACEEDAKGAVLKAMQCIEAASHGVAVHPRSGDLSYPVFNFVRCTQCKRCTEECPFGALDDDEKGTPKPNPARCRRCGTCFGACPERVISFANYNIDQIGSMIREVQVPKDFKADGPRVLILACENDAYPALDMAGARNKPWSPYCRIIPVRCLGSVNAIWVSDAMSKGYDGVMLLGCKYGDDYQCHFVKGSEICSRRKENIAETLNRLGVQPERVEQLEVAIDEYDKVPDLIDGFVDRIMAMGPNPFKGM is encoded by the coding sequence ATGTCGGGTAAAATTGGCGTCTATTTTGACCAGCAGAACATTGGCGGCGGGCTTGATCTGACCGCTCTGGCCGAACAGACGAGCCAGAAGTGGGGCAGTCTTGTTCCCGTAGTCAAGGTCGTTCCTGTGCTGGCCCTAGCCGTGAGCGAAATCAAGGCCGACATCGAAGCGCAGGGGCTGGACGGCGTGCTGCTGTGCGGCGCTTCCCCCCGCGTGGATGCGGACATCTACCGCCTGCCCGTGCAGGTGGAACACGTAAACCTGCGCGAACAGTGCGTGCAGGCCTATAAAAATCCTGATCACACCCCCGTGGACACGGCCAACGGCGCGCCCGAACTGCTGGCGCTCATGGCCCGCGACTATGTGAACATGGGCGTGGTCAAGCTGCAAAAGAGCGAAGTGCCCGATTCTGCCGCCATCACCGGCGTGCCGAGGGTGCTCGTTATCGGCGGCGGCTGGACGGGTCTTACCGCAGCTGCTGAGGCTGCTGAAACCGGGTATGAAGTTGTGCTCGTTGAAAAAGCCGAAAAGCTCGGCGGCGCTGCCAACAACATCCCCATGGGTTCGCCCCTGGCCTCCCCGTGGACGGACAAGCAGCCCACCAACGTGGCCGACAAGATCAGCAAGGTGCTTGGCAACAGCAAGATCACCGTGCACATGAACACCCGCATGGAAAAGCTGGAAGGCCAGCCCGGCGAGTTCAAGGCCACCTTTGCCACTCCTTCCGGCTCGCAGACCATCGAAGTGGGCGCTGTGGTGCTGGCTACCGGCTGGGTGCCGCTTGATCAGAAATACCTTGCCTCCATGGGCCTTGGGCAGAGCACCAAGGTTGTGGACGCCGCCACCTTTGGCAAAATGCTGGTGGCCGATCAGGTGAACGCCCGCCGCATCGCCTTTGTTCTTGACACCACCATGGCTGAAGAAGCCGTGCGCAAGGCCGCTGAAGAAGCCGAAGCCGCTCCTGAAGCCGCCAAGCCTGCGGAAGGTGAAGAAGAAAAAGGCTTTGTAAAAGCCAACCTCGAAAGCTTCCGCCATGTTGCGTATTCCAACGCGGTCAACAGCGTGGGCATGCTCCGCCTTGCCAATACGGTCTGCGAAAAGACCAACGACACCTGTCAGACCTTTATCCTTTACAAGGACATGACCGTTCCCGGCATTCTTGAACGCTTCTACAAGAAGATGCAGGATCGTCTGGGCGTCATGATGACCAAGGCCGACGTGACCGACATCCGCGAAGCTGGCGACCACATGGTTGTGAGCTGCAAAAATACCCTGCTGGGTATGGATTTCGATCTGGATGTGGATCTGGTTGTGTTGCCCACGGGCCTCGTGCCCACCACGGCCAAGGACGTGACCGTCTGCTTTGACTATCGCCAGGGTCCGGACTTCCCGGATCTGAACCTGTTCGATGGTTTTGCGGATTCCAACTACATCTGCTTCCCCTACGAAACGCGCCGCACCGGCGTGTACGCTGCGGGTTGCGTGCGTCAGCCCCTGACCATGGATGCCTGCGAAGAAGACGCCAAGGGCGCTGTGCTCAAGGCCATGCAGTGCATTGAAGCTGCCAGCCACGGCGTGGCTGTACATCCCCGTTCGGGCGACCTTTCCTACCCCGTGTTCAACTTTGTGCGTTGCACCCAGTGCAAACGCTGCACGGAAGAATGCCCCTTCGGCGCTCTGGATGACGATGAAAAGGGAACGCCCAAGCCCAATCCGGCACGTTGCCGCCGTTGCGGCACCTGCTTTGGCGCTTGCCCGGAACGCGTTATCTCCTTTGCCAACTACAATATCGACCAGATCGGCTCCATGATCCGCGAAGTGCAGGTGCCCAAGGACTTCAAGGCCGACGGCCCCCGCGTGCTGATTCTGGCCTGCGAAAACGACGCCTACCCGGCGCTCGATATGGCCGGTGCCCGCAACAAGCCCTGGAGCCCCTACTGCCGCATCATTCCGGTGCGCTGCCTTGGCTCTGTCAACGCCATCTGGGTGTCTGACGCCATGAGCAAGGGCTACGACGGCGTCATGCTGCTGGGCTGCAAATATGGCGATGACTACCAGTGCCACTTTGTGAAGGGCTCTGAAATCTGCTCCCGCCGCAAGGAAAACATTGCCGAGACGCTTAACCGCCTTGGCGTGCAGCCCGAACGCGTGGAACAGCTTGAAGTGGCCATTGACGAATACGACAAGGTACCCGACCTGATCGACGGCTTTGTTGACCGCATCATGGCCATGGGCCCCAACCCGTTCAAGGGCATGTAG
- the qmoC gene encoding quinone-interacting membrane-bound oxidoreductase complex subunit QmoC, whose amino-acid sequence MAQCTIKPDMEFVRALEESGGESLKKCYQCATCSVACPLAPANAPYPRKEMVWASWGLKDKLRADVDLWLCHNCGNCSDLCPRGAKPADLMGAARNVIYRELTEPTCVGKLMSKPAGLPVLFAIPAVLWLFVWWIRAGFNGGQWFPRAADGRIVFGQIFYGDYTIDPIFMLTFFGAALIIARGVMKLWGMFKPEGSLAVIGKKKCWIWHLWDVLWDEVITHRKFDDCEDGPVTGKETPNRKFGHMLLVYSFAILAFVTAVVAVGHWGGKVIPLIHIETPMPLLFPVKILANLGALMLLAGLAILTVRRVMLNPKFQGSSWYDWYLLGIIWLVAVTGVLSQCFRLADALVPAFLVYYLHLVFVWMLFAYLPWSKLGHFVYRTAALVYARMYGRS is encoded by the coding sequence ATGGCACAATGTACAATCAAACCTGATATGGAGTTTGTCAGGGCGCTGGAAGAATCTGGGGGAGAATCCCTCAAGAAGTGCTACCAGTGCGCCACCTGCTCCGTGGCCTGCCCTCTCGCTCCGGCCAATGCGCCTTATCCGCGCAAAGAAATGGTCTGGGCGTCCTGGGGCCTTAAAGACAAGCTGCGCGCCGATGTTGACCTGTGGCTCTGCCACAACTGCGGCAACTGCTCCGACCTTTGCCCGCGCGGCGCCAAGCCTGCGGACCTCATGGGCGCAGCGCGCAACGTCATTTACCGCGAACTGACCGAACCCACCTGCGTGGGCAAGCTCATGAGCAAGCCTGCTGGCCTGCCTGTGCTCTTCGCCATCCCGGCTGTACTGTGGCTCTTTGTGTGGTGGATTCGCGCTGGTTTCAACGGCGGTCAGTGGTTCCCCCGCGCAGCCGATGGCCGCATTGTTTTTGGTCAGATTTTTTACGGCGACTACACCATCGACCCCATCTTCATGCTCACCTTCTTTGGCGCGGCCTTGATCATCGCGCGGGGCGTCATGAAACTTTGGGGCATGTTCAAGCCTGAAGGCTCACTGGCCGTCATTGGCAAGAAAAAGTGCTGGATCTGGCATTTGTGGGACGTGCTGTGGGATGAAGTCATCACCCACCGCAAGTTTGACGACTGCGAAGACGGCCCCGTCACCGGCAAGGAAACCCCCAACCGTAAGTTTGGCCACATGCTGCTGGTTTACAGCTTTGCCATCCTGGCCTTTGTTACGGCGGTTGTGGCTGTTGGTCACTGGGGCGGCAAGGTTATTCCGCTCATCCACATTGAAACGCCCATGCCGCTGCTCTTCCCGGTGAAGATTCTGGCCAACCTGGGCGCGCTCATGCTGCTGGCCGGTCTTGCCATCCTGACCGTCCGCCGCGTGATGCTGAATCCCAAGTTCCAGGGTTCCAGCTGGTATGACTGGTATCTGCTGGGCATCATCTGGCTGGTGGCCGTCACCGGTGTGCTGTCGCAGTGCTTCCGCCTTGCGGACGCCCTTGTGCCTGCCTTCCTGGTGTACTACCTGCACCTGGTATTTGTGTGGATGCTTTTCGCTTACCTGCCCTGGTCTAAGCTTGGCCACTTCGTGTACCGCACGGCGGCCCTGGTTTACGCCCGCATGTACGGCAGAAGCTAA
- the aprA gene encoding adenylyl-sulfate reductase subunit alpha gives MPMIPVKEATKGVAIAEPEVKEHAVDLLIVGGGMGSCGTAFEAVRWGDKHGLKIMLVDKATLERSGAVAQGLSAINTYLGENDADDYVRMVRTDLMGLVREDLIFDVGRHVDDSVHLFEDWGLPCWIKGDDGHNLNGAAAKAAGKSLRKGDAPVRSGRWQIMINGESYKCIVAEAAKNALGEDRIMERIFIVKLLLDKNTPNRIAGAVGFNLRANEVHIFKANTIMVAAGGAVNVYRPRSTGEGMGRAWYPVWNAGSTYTMCAQVGAEMTMMENRFVPARFKDGYGPVGAWFLLFKAKATNSKGEDYCATNRAMLKPYEDRGYAKGHVIPTCLRNHMMLREMREGRGPIYMDTKSALQNTFATLNEEQQKDLESEAWEDFLDMCVGQANLWACTNTAPEERGSEIMPTEPYLLGSHSGCCGIWVSGPDEAWVPEDYKVKASNGKVYNRMTTVEGLFTCADGVGASGHKFSSGSHAEGRMAGKQMVRWCLDHKDFKPEFAETAEELKKAVYRPFYNFEEGKAASTDPVVNPNYITPKNFMMRLVKCTDEYGGGVSTYYTTSKALLDTGFNLLAMMEEDSFKLAARDLHELLRCWENYHRLWTVRLHMQHIAFREESRYPGFYYRADFMGLDDDTWKCFVNSKYNPATGETKIFKKPYYQIIPD, from the coding sequence ATGCCAATGATTCCCGTCAAGGAAGCGACGAAGGGTGTGGCCATTGCCGAGCCTGAAGTTAAGGAACATGCGGTTGACCTGCTGATCGTGGGCGGCGGCATGGGCTCCTGCGGCACCGCTTTTGAAGCAGTGCGCTGGGGCGACAAGCACGGCCTGAAGATCATGCTGGTTGACAAAGCCACCCTCGAGCGCTCCGGCGCCGTGGCCCAGGGTCTTTCCGCCATCAACACCTACCTGGGTGAAAACGACGCCGACGACTACGTCCGCATGGTCCGCACCGACCTTATGGGCCTGGTTCGCGAAGACCTTATCTTCGACGTAGGCCGTCACGTTGACGACTCCGTGCATCTGTTTGAAGATTGGGGCCTTCCCTGCTGGATCAAGGGCGACGACGGCCACAACCTGAACGGCGCTGCCGCCAAGGCTGCTGGCAAGAGCCTGCGCAAGGGCGATGCCCCTGTGCGTTCCGGCCGCTGGCAGATCATGATCAACGGTGAATCCTACAAGTGCATCGTGGCCGAAGCTGCCAAGAATGCCCTGGGTGAAGACCGCATCATGGAACGTATCTTCATCGTGAAGCTGCTTCTCGATAAGAACACCCCCAACCGCATCGCCGGCGCCGTGGGCTTCAACCTGCGCGCTAACGAAGTGCACATCTTCAAAGCCAACACCATCATGGTGGCCGCTGGCGGTGCCGTTAACGTGTACCGTCCCCGCTCCACCGGTGAAGGCATGGGCCGCGCCTGGTATCCTGTGTGGAACGCCGGTTCGACCTACACCATGTGCGCTCAGGTTGGCGCTGAAATGACCATGATGGAAAACCGCTTCGTGCCCGCCCGCTTCAAGGACGGTTACGGCCCCGTGGGTGCGTGGTTCCTCCTGTTCAAGGCCAAAGCCACCAACTCCAAGGGTGAAGATTACTGCGCCACCAACCGCGCCATGCTGAAGCCTTACGAAGATCGCGGCTACGCCAAGGGCCATGTCATCCCGACCTGCCTGCGTAACCACATGATGCTTCGTGAAATGCGCGAAGGCCGCGGCCCCATCTACATGGACACCAAGAGCGCTCTGCAGAACACCTTCGCGACCCTGAACGAAGAACAGCAGAAGGATCTTGAATCCGAAGCTTGGGAAGACTTCCTCGACATGTGCGTTGGCCAGGCCAACCTTTGGGCCTGCACCAACACCGCGCCTGAAGAACGTGGTTCCGAAATCATGCCCACCGAACCCTACCTGCTCGGCTCCCACTCCGGTTGCTGCGGCATCTGGGTTTCCGGTCCCGATGAAGCTTGGGTGCCCGAAGACTACAAAGTGAAGGCTTCCAACGGTAAGGTCTACAACCGCATGACCACCGTTGAAGGCCTCTTCACCTGCGCCGACGGCGTGGGCGCTTCCGGCCACAAGTTCTCCTCCGGTTCGCATGCTGAAGGCCGCATGGCTGGCAAGCAGATGGTCCGCTGGTGCCTTGATCACAAGGACTTCAAGCCTGAGTTCGCTGAAACCGCCGAAGAACTGAAGAAGGCCGTTTACCGTCCCTTCTACAACTTCGAAGAAGGCAAGGCCGCTTCGACCGACCCCGTGGTGAACCCGAACTACATCACGCCCAAGAACTTCATGATGCGTCTCGTGAAGTGCACCGACGAATACGGCGGTGGCGTGAGCACGTACTACACCACCTCCAAGGCGCTGCTTGACACCGGCTTCAACCTGCTCGCCATGATGGAAGAAGACTCCTTCAAGCTGGCCGCTCGTGACCTGCACGAACTGCTGCGCTGCTGGGAAAACTACCATCGTCTGTGGACGGTGCGCCTGCACATGCAGCACATCGCCTTCCGTGAAGAATCCCGCTACCCCGGCTTCTACTACCGTGCGGACTTCATGGGCCTGGACGACGACACTTGGAAGTGCTTCGTGAACTCGAAGTACAATCCCGCCACCGGCGAGACCAAGATCTTCAAGAAGCCCTACTACCAGATCATCCCCGACTAG
- a CDS encoding FAD-dependent oxidoreductase, whose protein sequence is MSNAILVVGGGFAGLTAAIEAAELGHDVFIVEKSPWLGGRVAQLNKYFPKLCPPSCGLEIQFQRIRNNPRIKFFTQAEVVGFMGVKGDYKVKVRISPRHTAPHNIDFSLLASSLTGEVESEFELGLATRKALHKDMPFAFPSRYTLDLDALSKSDSARVAGAKFLDVNEPQRDIDLNVGAVVVATGWKPYDVTQLTNLGAGNVKNCVSNMQLERLASPFGPTGGRIVRPSDGRAPHQVAFVQCAGSRDQNHLNYCSYICCMATLKQCLYIAEQNPDTQITVYYIDLRAPGRYVKVLEKVKALPNVKFVKGKVADAVQAEGNRVRITAEDAVRGEKMTLDYDLVVLATGMQPSLAGENAPLPLPLDEDGFIAGGEEAGIFAAGCARMPLDVMRSAQSGTAAALKAVQTVKGR, encoded by the coding sequence ATGTCCAATGCCATTCTCGTCGTGGGCGGCGGCTTTGCAGGCCTCACAGCCGCCATTGAAGCGGCGGAACTGGGCCACGACGTCTTTATCGTCGAAAAGTCGCCCTGGCTTGGTGGGCGCGTGGCTCAGCTCAATAAGTATTTTCCCAAACTTTGTCCCCCCTCCTGCGGCTTGGAAATTCAGTTCCAGCGCATCAGGAACAACCCGCGCATAAAATTTTTCACCCAGGCCGAAGTGGTCGGGTTTATGGGCGTAAAGGGCGATTACAAGGTGAAGGTGCGCATCAGCCCCCGTCACACCGCCCCGCACAATATTGATTTCAGCCTGCTGGCCTCCAGCCTGACCGGCGAAGTGGAAAGCGAATTCGAGCTTGGTCTTGCCACGCGTAAGGCCCTGCACAAGGATATGCCTTTCGCCTTCCCCAGCCGTTACACGCTTGACCTTGATGCGCTTTCCAAGTCTGACAGCGCACGGGTTGCCGGGGCCAAGTTCCTTGATGTGAATGAACCGCAGCGCGATATTGATCTCAATGTCGGCGCGGTGGTCGTTGCCACAGGCTGGAAGCCCTATGATGTTACCCAGCTGACCAATCTTGGTGCGGGCAACGTGAAAAACTGCGTGTCCAACATGCAGCTTGAACGCCTTGCTTCACCCTTTGGCCCCACTGGTGGCCGCATTGTCCGTCCTTCTGACGGCCGTGCTCCCCACCAGGTCGCCTTTGTGCAGTGCGCTGGTTCCCGCGACCAGAACCACCTGAACTACTGCTCCTACATCTGCTGTATGGCCACGCTCAAGCAGTGCCTGTACATTGCAGAGCAGAATCCCGATACGCAGATCACGGTGTACTACATCGACCTGCGCGCCCCGGGCCGCTATGTGAAGGTGCTGGAAAAGGTTAAGGCGCTGCCCAACGTGAAGTTCGTCAAGGGCAAGGTTGCCGACGCCGTGCAGGCCGAAGGCAACAGGGTGCGCATTACGGCTGAAGACGCCGTGCGCGGTGAAAAGATGACCCTTGATTATGATCTTGTTGTGCTGGCCACTGGCATGCAGCCCTCGCTGGCTGGCGAAAATGCGCCCCTGCCCCTGCCGCTGGACGAAGACGGCTTTATTGCGGGCGGAGAAGAGGCCGGCATTTTTGCCGCTGGTTGCGCGCGCATGCCCCTTGATGTGATGCGCTCGGCGCAGTCCGGCACAGCCGCCGCCCTGAAGGCGGTACAAACGGTGAAAGGGAGGTAG
- a CDS encoding MbtF, whose translation MRFEILGKARRALFPVLFAAVLLPACASKETQEIPDGMAVTVTLREVHRCSRISPEIQVAQIPGSTDYYDVRLVEFTNDGQDLFLGGGEWNNDGSGIIPEGGLTRHYRGPCPPAGQSRNYAFIVSAMSRQNMQPLSVRLFRFTQE comes from the coding sequence ATGCGTTTTGAAATTTTAGGCAAAGCCCGGCGTGCGCTCTTCCCTGTGCTGTTCGCGGCAGTCCTGCTGCCCGCTTGCGCCTCCAAGGAGACGCAGGAAATTCCAGACGGCATGGCCGTTACCGTTACCTTGCGCGAAGTTCACCGCTGTTCCCGGATATCGCCTGAAATTCAGGTGGCACAGATCCCCGGCAGCACAGATTATTATGACGTGCGCCTGGTGGAATTTACCAATGATGGCCAGGACCTGTTCCTTGGCGGTGGCGAGTGGAACAACGACGGCAGCGGCATTATCCCCGAGGGCGGCTTGACGCGTCACTATCGTGGCCCCTGCCCGCCTGCAGGGCAATCCCGAAACTATGCCTTTATTGTTTCAGCCATGAGTCGGCAGAACATGCAGCCCCTTTCCGTGCGGCTGTTCCGCTTTACTCAGGAATAA